A genomic stretch from Lathyrus oleraceus cultivar Zhongwan6 chromosome 2, CAAS_Psat_ZW6_1.0, whole genome shotgun sequence includes:
- the LOC127119205 gene encoding AP2-like ethylene-responsive transcription factor AIL6 produces the protein MARASTTNSNNWLSFSLSPMEMPQFVQYDAASSVTNSSHQNHHHYFLDNMYSNGWGNGNSKTEAEAQEQSIWFMDSSNGQSVNHHAPPPKLEDFLGDSQTETQDSSLTHMYDHHQHHHHGSTYFGGDHHHQHQQQQQHQHQQHHQHQDLKSITGFQAFSNNSGSEVDDSGSIGKSQAACNEFGTHCVESGNEFTYSTAAATATASGALSLGVAQNSEETAITVADSDSSKKIVDTFGQRTSIYRGVTRHRWTGRYEAHLWDNSCRREGQARKGRQVYLGGYDKEEKAARSYDLAALKYWGPTATTNFPVSSYAKELEEMKVVTKQEFIASLRRKSSGFSRGASIYRGVTRHHQQGRWQARIGRVAGNKDLYLGTFATEEEAAEAYDIAAIKFRGANAVTNFEMNRYDVEAIMKSSLPVGGAAKRLKRSLESEQKAAVINNNQQNNPQQCAVNTINSNNINFSAIHHQQQQPMASIPYGIPYDSNTAYYHHNLFQHFHPNSNDGTAESVVTSTSAANGGLNAMPPTSAAEFFLWPNQSY, from the exons ATGGCTCGTGCTAGTACTACTAACTCAAATAACTGGTTATCGTTTTCACTCTCACCCATGGAAATGCCTCAGTTTGTTCAATACGACGCCGCTTCATCTGTTACTAACTCGTCTCATCAGAATCATCATCACTATTTTCTTGACAATATGTATTCTAATG GATGGGGAAACGGAAACTCAAAGactgaagctgaagcacaggAACAATCGATTTGGTTTATGGATTCATCTAACGGACAGAGTGTGAACCACCACGCTCCACCGCCGAAGCTGGAGGATTTTCTCGGTGACAGTCAAACGGAGACGCAAGATTCTTCTCTTACTCACATGTACGATCACCATCAGCACCATCACCATGGTTCTACTTACTTCGGTGGGGACCACCACCATCAACaccagcaacagcaacagcacCAGCATCAGCAGCACCACCAGCATCAGGATCTTAAGAGCATTACTGGCTTTCAAGCCTTTTCAAACAACTCAGGTTCTGAAGTTGATGATTCAGGTTCAATAGGAAAATCACAAGCTGCATGTAACGAGTTTGGAACTCATTGTGTTGAGTCAGGTAACGAGTTTACTTACTCCACCGCCGCCGCCACCGCCACCGCTAGTGGTGCTTTGTCCCTCGGCGTTGCTCAGAACTCCGAAGAAACTGCTATCACTGTTGCTGATTCAGATAGTTCCAAGAAAATCGTTGATACTTTTGGTCAGCGAACTTCGATTTACCGTGGTGTCACTAG GCATAGATGGACGGGTAGATATGAAGCGCATCTATGGGATAACAGCTGTAGAAGAGAAGGCCAAGCCAGGAAAGGGCGTCAAG TCTATTTGG GTGGATATGACAAGGAAGAAAAGGCCGCAAGATCCTATGATTTGGCTGCTCTAAAGTATTGGGGTCCTACTGCTACTACCAACTTCCCT GTTTCCAGTTATGCAAAGGAATTGGAAGAGATGAAAGTAGTAACAAAGCAAGAATTCATTGCGTCATTGCGAAG GAAGAGTAGTGGCTTTTCAAGAGGAGCTTCCATCTATAGGGGTGTTACAAG GCATCACCAACAGGGTAGATGGCAAGCAAGAATCGGCCGTGTTGCCGGAAACAAAGACTTGTACTTGGGAACATTCG CAACTGAAGAAGAGGCAGCTGAAGCATACGACATTGCAGCCATCAAATTCCGAGGTGCAAATGCTGTAACAAACTTTGAGATGAACAGATATGATGTGGAAGCTATCATGAAGAGTTCTCTTCCTGTTGGCGGGGCAGCAAAGCGCTTGAAGCGTTCTCTGGAATCAGAACAGAAAGCTGCTGTCATTAACAACAATCAGCAGAACAATCCTCAGCAGTGTGCTGTTAACACCATTAACAGCAACAACATCAATTTCTCAGCCATTCATCACCAGCAGCAGCAGCCAATGGCTTCAATCCCGTACGGAATTCCATATGATTCAAACACAGCTTATTATCATCACAACCTCTTCCAACATTTTCATCCTAATTCCAATGACGGCACTGCAGAATCTGTTGTTACTTCCACCAGTGCAGCAAATGGTGGACTCAATGCTATGCCACCAACATCAGCAGCTGAGTTCTTTTTATGGCCTAATCAGTCTTATTGA